From Cenarchaeum symbiont of Oopsacas minuta, one genomic window encodes:
- a CDS encoding blue (type1) copper domain-containing protein encodes MSNWDLMMPGMGLTSIGLAGVVISYSGIAHTFIDGMHALTGLTMFIGLIFLAAGILDGGVSTSNRAKATVLVILSISLAFGTAALIFNTVSSVPLFAGIMMVIAIPSIIIAYMSTKTPAYARPMAIIFVLSAITGIGSFTAFGLIGPSPYLVEEPIKVETIPAIPQGPIFAISILADSAEQGNPDYEPDAAIVPFGDIIKWTNDDTVAHTVTSTKDVGELFDSGLLLENEEFLLDSTTLESGIYDYLCIVHPWMSASITVE; translated from the coding sequence ATGAGCAACTGGGATTTGATGATGCCAGGAATGGGATTGACTTCCATAGGTCTTGCTGGCGTGGTCATATCGTATTCTGGTATAGCTCATACGTTCATAGACGGTATGCACGCCCTTACTGGTCTTACCATGTTTATAGGACTGATCTTTTTGGCAGCAGGAATACTAGATGGGGGAGTCTCTACTAGTAACAGAGCAAAAGCTACAGTTCTTGTCATATTATCAATATCGTTGGCATTTGGTACTGCTGCGCTAATTTTTAACACAGTAAGTAGTGTTCCATTATTTGCCGGAATTATGATGGTTATTGCAATACCATCCATAATCATTGCATACATGTCGACAAAGACTCCAGCTTATGCCCGCCCCATGGCAATAATATTCGTTCTTTCGGCAATAACTGGCATTGGTTCGTTTACAGCATTTGGTCTAATCGGTCCTTCACCATATCTTGTAGAGGAGCCGATAAAAGTTGAAACAATTCCTGCAATTCCTCAAGGTCCCATCTTTGCAATATCCATACTAGCTGACTCGGCCGAACAAGGCAATCCAGATTATGAACCAGATGCTGCAATAGTTCCTTTTGGGGATATCATAAAATGGACAAACGATGATACCGTAGCTCATACAGTAACAAGTACAAAAGACGTTGGAGAATTATTTGATTCTGGATTGTTGTTAGAAAATGAAGAGTTTTTGTTAGACTCTACAACGCTAGAATCTGGAATATATGATTATCTGTGCATAGTCCATCCATGGATGAGTGCGTCAATTACAGTAGAATAA
- a CDS encoding methyltransferase: protein MDFLPRCKGFEIMDSISATSALVLLMGRDYYTSASAKKFLNSINLDSGLAMKKLTDKIWLNYGEIVKNRKDSVYRTISNSSNEVSQVVILAAGYDAQALNIVENIERFSVFEVDMYNMDDKAIKYDQILDQRIRKRISTITCDVTSKNLISKLENAGLDIQKSTIIVAEGISYYLQYDQFWDIVSSFSLKNDRNRIVLDYMVPLHMMDFENSVRMSGVFNIICDNVGINYLTMYEYEKIRKHVLYLKGKLVSHETLHKMELARTGKSTYFRADSRGGIETCSFDI from the coding sequence ATGGATTTTTTACCTAGATGTAAGGGATTTGAAATAATGGATTCAATATCTGCAACATCTGCACTAGTGTTACTTATGGGAAGAGATTATTATACTAGCGCGTCTGCAAAAAAATTTCTTAATTCTATAAACCTTGATTCAGGTCTTGCCATGAAGAAACTCACAGACAAGATTTGGTTAAATTATGGCGAAATTGTAAAAAATCGCAAGGATTCTGTATACAGAACTATATCAAACAGCTCAAACGAGGTGAGTCAAGTTGTTATTCTAGCTGCAGGGTATGATGCACAGGCGTTGAATATCGTTGAAAATATAGAGAGATTTTCTGTATTTGAAGTTGACATGTACAATATGGATGATAAAGCTATAAAGTATGATCAGATACTTGATCAAAGGATACGCAAACGCATATCCACTATAACGTGTGATGTTACATCCAAAAATCTCATTTCAAAACTAGAGAATGCAGGATTGGATATCCAAAAATCTACGATAATAGTTGCAGAAGGTATCAGTTATTATTTACAGTATGATCAATTTTGGGATATAGTATCATCGTTTTCTTTAAAAAATGATCGTAATCGCATAGTGTTAGACTATATGGTTCCATTGCATATGATGGATTTTGAAAATAGTGTTAGAATGTCAGGCGTATTCAACATAATCTGCGACAATGTCGGTATTAATTATTTGACAATGTATGAATATGAAAAAATACGTAAGCATGTATTATATCTCAAAGGCAAACTAGTCTCACATGAAACGCTTCATAAAATGGAGCTTGCACGTACAGGAAAAAGTACGTATTTTAGAGCAGATTCACGTGGCGGAATAGAGACATGCTCATTTGACATATGA
- a CDS encoding pyruvate ferredoxin oxidoreductase alpha subunit: MTQELSWMIGGPQGSGVETASNIFSSVCAANGCHIFGKREYHSNIKGEHSYFVIRASEELIRSNVSGVDFLTSYDAETIFRHASSVNKGGIIMYDLKLENVSVSDVPTLDRPSLDMLKERYGRDDIRVRDILESADTAGVNLHPISFHGILDNLAKDLDKPELARMIRLFNVIGVSASFGMLGASSDMVASTTESIFATKPVLAKINASASRHAHAIGESLGNTRIKIPISKHKKSTILVQGYHGTAIGKLVCGCRMQPYYPITPATDESYFLESHQKLGGSKPGSVIVVQTEDEICAAGMTIGSVLTGCRTATCTSGPGFSLMAETLGWAGINEVPMVITLYQRSGPSTGLPTRHGQDDLLCAVHAGHGEFPRLVYASGDVEESFYDTAKCFNYAEHYQLPVIHMMDKYIASSVCTCPRFEPERINIDRGKMLDHVKGDYQRFKLTPDGISPRSSLGMKGGIFWNTGDERDESGHITEDPTMRKKMMEKRMSKYEKLLNELPFKEQAVLHGDKQPVMITSWGSCKGPILDAMHMLKEKGVCVGFVQVKLLWPFPAKIVYSLLEGAKTIINIESNQTSQFGMLLRQQTGIKPNVNIVKYTGRAMTCTELYNTIESIVSGSGKKREVLTYGV, encoded by the coding sequence ATGACGCAGGAACTTTCATGGATGATTGGAGGTCCACAAGGTAGTGGCGTGGAGACTGCCTCAAATATTTTCTCTTCAGTATGTGCTGCAAATGGTTGCCACATATTTGGTAAACGCGAATACCATTCTAACATAAAAGGTGAACATAGCTATTTTGTCATACGTGCATCTGAAGAACTGATCCGTTCCAACGTCAGCGGAGTAGATTTTTTGACATCATATGATGCAGAGACCATATTTAGACATGCTTCGAGCGTAAACAAAGGCGGGATCATAATGTATGATCTAAAACTAGAGAATGTGTCAGTTTCAGATGTTCCGACACTCGATAGACCATCTTTAGATATGCTCAAAGAACGTTATGGCAGAGATGACATACGTGTACGTGATATACTAGAGTCTGCAGACACTGCTGGCGTAAACTTGCATCCAATATCGTTTCATGGAATATTGGACAATCTTGCAAAGGATCTTGACAAGCCAGAGCTAGCTCGCATGATCCGACTCTTTAACGTTATAGGTGTCTCTGCCTCATTTGGAATGCTTGGAGCATCATCAGATATGGTTGCATCTACAACCGAATCTATCTTTGCCACAAAACCTGTACTTGCAAAGATAAATGCATCAGCCTCGCGTCATGCACATGCTATAGGAGAATCACTAGGAAATACTCGTATCAAAATACCCATATCAAAACACAAAAAGAGTACAATACTTGTACAAGGTTATCACGGCACTGCAATAGGCAAACTTGTATGTGGATGTCGTATGCAACCATACTATCCAATAACGCCAGCAACAGATGAAAGCTATTTTTTAGAATCACATCAAAAACTTGGAGGCTCAAAACCTGGTTCAGTGATTGTTGTTCAAACCGAAGATGAGATATGTGCTGCAGGAATGACAATTGGTTCAGTTCTTACTGGATGCCGTACGGCCACATGCACATCTGGTCCTGGATTTTCACTAATGGCTGAAACCCTAGGCTGGGCTGGCATCAACGAGGTTCCAATGGTTATCACCCTCTATCAAAGAAGCGGCCCATCAACTGGACTTCCGACACGACACGGACAAGATGATCTATTATGTGCAGTTCATGCTGGACATGGAGAATTTCCGCGCCTTGTATATGCCTCTGGAGATGTTGAGGAGAGCTTTTACGATACGGCAAAATGTTTCAACTATGCAGAACACTATCAATTACCGGTGATACACATGATGGACAAGTATATTGCTAGTTCTGTGTGTACATGTCCACGCTTTGAGCCTGAACGCATAAACATAGACCGAGGAAAAATGCTAGACCATGTAAAAGGTGATTACCAACGATTCAAGTTGACACCAGATGGTATATCTCCGCGCTCAAGTCTCGGTATGAAAGGTGGAATATTTTGGAATACCGGAGATGAACGCGATGAGAGTGGACATATAACAGAAGATCCTACAATGCGGAAAAAAATGATGGAAAAACGTATGTCCAAATATGAAAAGCTATTAAACGAACTACCTTTTAAAGAACAAGCAGTTTTGCATGGAGATAAACAACCAGTAATGATAACAAGCTGGGGTTCTTGCAAAGGACCTATACTTGATGCTATGCACATGTTGAAAGAAAAAGGAGTATGCGTAGGATTTGTACAAGTAAAGCTTCTCTGGCCGTTTCCAGCAAAGATAGTCTATTCACTACTAGAGGGCGCAAAAACAATCATAAACATTGAATCAAATCAAACTTCACAGTTTGGCATGCTCTTAAGACAACAGACTGGAATAAAACCCAATGTAAACATTGTAAAATATACTGGCAGGGCAATGACATGTACAGAATTATACAATACTATCGAGTCTATAGTTTCAGGCTCTGGAAAAAAACGTGAGGTCTTAACATATGGTGTCTAA
- a CDS encoding MPN family protein, translating into MDECVNYSRIKLIKRILLRELHTQKMIDYAKSCLPNESCAMLLGSIHGECVTVKEVILAENTDASTVKFSINPDQVFNTYAKAKKYDLDVVGIFHSHPTSEAKPSETDKKFMLINPSVWLIYSEINKELAAYGLDINKNVYSVEIFKS; encoded by the coding sequence ATGGATGAGTGCGTCAATTACAGTAGAATAAAATTGATAAAACGTATACTGTTGAGAGAATTGCACACACAAAAAATGATAGATTATGCCAAAAGTTGTCTGCCGAATGAATCGTGTGCAATGTTGCTTGGGAGCATACATGGTGAGTGCGTCACTGTAAAAGAGGTAATACTTGCAGAAAATACAGATGCATCAACTGTAAAATTTTCCATAAACCCAGATCAGGTATTCAATACATATGCAAAGGCAAAGAAGTATGATCTTGATGTTGTAGGAATTTTCCATTCTCATCCAACCTCTGAAGCAAAGCCATCTGAGACTGATAAAAAATTCATGCTGATAAATCCTAGCGTGTGGTTGATCTATTCGGAGATAAACAAAGAGCTTGCCGCATACGGTCTTGATATCAACAAAAACGTATACAGTGTTGAAATTTTCAAATCCTAG
- a CDS encoding Gamma-glutamyl ligase has translation MLTVTPIKASKQCNMFNLFDAITLALKESEKTLQNGDILVVSTKYVSYSQGRRILLEDIQCSQDGRILGKKYGLDENMAEVILRESDIVFGGVRGFVMAVCGKILAPNAGIDMSNSEGNVAILYPTDPHTVAEQLRRKIFLKWHVHVGIILSDSRLAPARSGTTGVAISCSGISPTDDKRGTVDLDGRPLLVTVQATADNIATIANHTMGEGAESMPLTIVRDSKIAMTGKRSSIDDGTVPYEKCLYIRSIGSIQSTI, from the coding sequence GTGCTCACGGTAACTCCAATCAAAGCTTCAAAGCAGTGTAATATGTTCAATCTCTTTGATGCAATAACTTTGGCACTAAAAGAATCAGAAAAAACTTTACAAAATGGAGATATTCTAGTAGTATCCACAAAATATGTATCATATTCTCAAGGCCGGCGCATACTACTAGAAGATATTCAATGCTCGCAAGATGGTCGCATACTAGGGAAAAAATATGGATTGGATGAAAATATGGCAGAGGTTATACTACGTGAATCCGATATTGTGTTTGGAGGGGTACGTGGTTTTGTCATGGCAGTATGTGGGAAAATTCTTGCACCCAATGCCGGAATAGATATGTCAAACTCGGAAGGCAATGTTGCAATTTTGTATCCAACAGACCCACATACGGTGGCAGAGCAGCTACGACGCAAGATATTTTTGAAATGGCATGTGCACGTTGGCATCATACTCTCAGATAGTAGGCTAGCTCCAGCAAGGTCAGGTACCACTGGCGTGGCAATCTCTTGTTCTGGAATATCCCCCACTGATGACAAGAGGGGAACAGTGGATCTTGATGGTAGGCCACTACTCGTCACCGTACAAGCAACTGCAGACAATATTGCTACAATTGCAAATCATACAATGGGGGAAGGAGCCGAGTCCATGCCTCTGACCATAGTAAGGGATTCAAAAATTGCGATGACTGGTAAAAGATCAAGCATAGATGATGGAACAGTGCCGTACGAAAAATGCCTCTATATTCGTAGCATCGGCAGTATACAAAGCACCATATGA
- a CDS encoding FAD-dependent oxidoreductase — MSKQYDVAIVGAGVLGVCMAYWISSTCKANVCVIDKERLQAEHASSRNTGVMHSPFYLDPKTKSTMAKASLQSYPMWEKIAIDNKIPWKKTGLLELAIKSEHDATLEKYSKWAKENGILEEEILILDAMQVKKMEPHIQCHSALYCSREVSTDFGALTRRMAIESQRAGAEYMMGMHLKDVKSVTDGHELEFDGGTRIECDYMINCAGANSLDIAKMSGSAKQYTDMHFRGEYWVADEQYAKMVETTVYTVAKYPNYPFLDPHWIKKADGTVEVGPNAVPVLGSEMYSGYVGDIETIFSKMRQMLQGGTLKLLTNPEFMSLISKEWHSSLSKSAMINRIRSFIPNIRPEFFLKRGTAGIRTPLISPEGKFVPDVLVEYGTNSIHILNYNSPGATGAPFFAKHIVRGLCEKGILEYTGHKDGAIWKMNDQD, encoded by the coding sequence ATGTCTAAACAGTATGATGTGGCAATCGTGGGTGCTGGAGTACTTGGTGTATGTATGGCATACTGGATATCCTCTACGTGTAAAGCTAACGTATGTGTCATAGATAAGGAGAGGTTGCAAGCAGAGCATGCAAGCTCACGTAATACGGGTGTAATGCATTCGCCATTTTACCTTGATCCAAAAACAAAATCCACAATGGCAAAAGCTTCATTACAGTCGTATCCAATGTGGGAAAAAATTGCCATTGATAATAAAATACCATGGAAAAAAACTGGCCTTTTAGAATTAGCAATAAAATCTGAACATGATGCAACACTTGAAAAATATTCAAAATGGGCCAAAGAAAACGGCATACTAGAAGAAGAGATTTTAATTCTTGATGCTATGCAGGTAAAAAAGATGGAACCACACATACAGTGCCATTCTGCATTGTATTGTTCGCGTGAGGTCTCTACAGATTTTGGAGCCCTTACTAGAAGAATGGCTATTGAATCGCAAAGAGCTGGTGCTGAATATATGATGGGAATGCATCTCAAAGATGTCAAATCTGTGACCGATGGTCACGAGTTGGAATTTGATGGCGGTACTAGAATAGAATGTGATTATATGATAAATTGTGCTGGTGCAAATTCACTTGACATTGCAAAAATGTCAGGATCTGCTAAACAATATACGGATATGCACTTTAGAGGAGAATATTGGGTGGCAGATGAACAGTATGCAAAGATGGTTGAAACTACTGTATACACGGTGGCCAAATACCCAAACTATCCGTTTTTGGATCCACATTGGATAAAAAAAGCCGATGGAACAGTAGAGGTCGGACCAAACGCCGTACCTGTTTTGGGTTCAGAGATGTACTCTGGATATGTGGGAGATATTGAAACAATATTTTCAAAGATGCGCCAAATGCTACAAGGTGGTACCTTGAAACTTTTAACAAATCCTGAATTTATGTCCCTGATCTCAAAGGAATGGCACAGCTCACTTTCAAAATCTGCCATGATAAATCGTATACGCTCATTCATTCCAAACATACGTCCAGAATTTTTCTTAAAGAGAGGAACTGCTGGAATAAGAACACCCTTGATATCTCCAGAGGGAAAATTTGTACCAGATGTGTTGGTAGAATATGGCACAAATTCGATTCATATCCTAAACTATAATTCACCAGGTGCAACTGGGGCTCCGTTCTTTGCAAAACATATTGTAAGAGGATTGTGCGAAAAAGGAATACTAGAATATACAGGTCATAAAGACGGTGCTATTTGGAAAATGAATGACCAAGATTAA
- a CDS encoding pyruvate ferredoxin oxidoreductase beta subunit — protein sequence MSKLSDFKTDTHNDWCPGCGDFGIVNSIQMALAEMDIPRHKTALFTGIGCSGKTSHFVNVYGVHTLHGRVLTFAQGAKLANPKLTVLAAGGDGDGLGIGAGHFVAAGRRNVDITYIIFNNGVYGLTKGQASPTLKLGDQTKSLAVPNPNYAVNPIGLAVASGFTFVARGYSYDVRHLKDLIIEAIQHRGTSFLDVLQPCPTYNDINTRDWYAGEDLVSKATERHSRIYRLDDTGYDGTVNNVNETDEKMGTAIVKSLEWGTRIPVGVFYKNNTARPFVSRMGDNIPGYEENPPAVQQIASDGKPIETVQNILDSLEV from the coding sequence GTGTCTAAACTCTCCGACTTTAAGACCGACACGCACAACGACTGGTGTCCGGGATGTGGCGATTTTGGTATAGTAAATTCCATCCAAATGGCTCTAGCTGAGATGGATATACCTCGTCACAAAACTGCACTATTTACTGGAATAGGATGCTCTGGAAAGACATCTCACTTTGTAAACGTCTATGGCGTACATACGCTACATGGAAGAGTTTTGACATTTGCACAAGGTGCAAAACTTGCAAACCCCAAACTCACAGTTTTGGCTGCAGGAGGTGATGGCGACGGATTAGGAATAGGGGCAGGACATTTTGTTGCAGCTGGAAGGCGCAACGTAGACATTACATACATCATATTCAACAATGGTGTATATGGACTCACAAAGGGTCAAGCATCACCGACACTAAAGCTTGGAGATCAGACAAAATCACTTGCTGTTCCAAACCCAAACTATGCTGTAAATCCAATAGGACTTGCAGTTGCAAGTGGATTTACATTCGTGGCTAGGGGATACTCGTACGATGTTCGACATTTAAAAGATCTAATCATCGAGGCCATACAACACAGAGGGACGTCTTTTCTAGATGTGTTGCAACCATGTCCTACGTATAATGATATAAACACACGTGATTGGTACGCCGGTGAAGATCTCGTATCAAAAGCTACCGAACGGCATTCGCGAATATACCGTCTAGATGATACTGGATATGATGGCACAGTAAACAATGTAAATGAGACTGACGAAAAGATGGGCACGGCCATTGTAAAATCACTTGAATGGGGAACACGGATACCTGTTGGAGTCTTTTACAAAAACAATACTGCACGTCCGTTTGTAAGTCGTATGGGTGATAATATACCAGGATATGAAGAAAATCCGCCAGCAGTACAGCAGATTGCATCTGATGGAAAACCAATCGAGACTGTACAAAACATTCTAGATTCTCTAGAGGTCTAG
- a CDS encoding D-glycerate dehydrogenase, whose product MMADVIITRRVHDFISKKLLTRYTVWQNPYSSPITKTILLKRMKSCRGLLCMPYDVINSKIIDAAPNLSTISTFSVGYDHIDVKYAKSKGISIGYTPDVLSDATANMTLALMLDVTRGISHGDRIIRSSQWKFVYAPQQLCGIDISGKTLGILGMGRIGTLVAERARALGMKIAYHNRHRLATNIEEKIGAKYKSMRSLFSECDILSIHVPHTIDTHHLVNERIISMMHPRSFLINTSRGAVVDEKSLARAIKDGSIKGAGLDVFESEPLCTKNPLVKLDNVTLVPHLGSATKETRYAMARMALDNLLAGLAKKKIPHAVPYTD is encoded by the coding sequence ATGATGGCAGATGTAATAATCACACGTCGCGTGCACGACTTTATATCTAAAAAACTCCTCACAAGATATACCGTATGGCAAAACCCATACTCATCACCCATTACAAAAACTATACTACTAAAACGTATGAAGAGTTGTAGAGGATTACTCTGTATGCCTTATGATGTTATAAATTCAAAAATCATTGATGCAGCTCCCAACTTGTCTACCATTAGTACGTTTAGTGTAGGTTATGATCATATTGACGTAAAATATGCAAAGAGCAAAGGCATATCCATAGGATACACACCTGATGTACTTTCAGATGCAACTGCCAACATGACGCTAGCACTCATGTTAGATGTTACCCGTGGAATCTCACATGGAGATAGAATAATACGTTCTAGTCAGTGGAAATTTGTCTATGCGCCACAACAGCTATGTGGCATCGACATATCAGGGAAAACACTTGGAATACTTGGAATGGGTCGTATAGGTACTCTTGTGGCAGAGCGCGCACGTGCTCTAGGTATGAAGATTGCATATCATAATAGACATAGACTTGCTACAAATATCGAAGAAAAGATCGGTGCCAAATACAAGAGTATGCGTTCGCTCTTTAGCGAATGCGATATTTTATCCATACATGTTCCTCATACTATCGACACACATCATCTTGTAAATGAGAGGATCATATCCATGATGCACCCTAGATCTTTTTTGATAAATACATCACGTGGTGCAGTCGTAGATGAGAAAAGCCTTGCTCGTGCAATAAAAGATGGTAGTATAAAGGGTGCAGGTTTAGATGTATTTGAATCAGAACCACTTTGTACAAAAAATCCACTAGTAAAGTTGGACAATGTAACATTGGTGCCTCACCTTGGCAGTGCCACAAAAGAGACAAGATACGCCATGGCTCGTATGGCACTAGATAACTTGTTGGCAGGCCTTGCAAAAAAGAAAATTCCCCATGCAGTTCCATATACTGATTAG
- a CDS encoding Transposase has translation MNNEKIKHNYPRSKNLEKENALLRKENKQGEMIRDIEELKIKTNALVAKNIRAKPDKPDSDIKRKRSKHARTSRKRPVQIDNKTKVDQKSCHICGNKLSKIVHKYTRIVEDIIPARAYNTEYTISRRYCKYCKKTITPKINTALPNERFGIQLAVFLATLKTSGLSYKKISKLLEMVYNIHMNESTINRAVRKTATAFGPLYEQMVEDLKTELNIHGDETSWNITGNNH, from the coding sequence ATGAATAATGAAAAGATAAAACACAATTATCCTAGGTCTAAGAATCTAGAGAAAGAAAATGCATTATTACGCAAGGAAAACAAACAAGGAGAAATGATACGAGATATTGAAGAATTAAAAATCAAGACAAATGCTCTTGTAGCAAAGAATATTCGTGCAAAACCCGACAAACCAGATTCAGACATAAAAAGAAAACGCTCCAAACATGCAAGAACCAGCAGAAAAAGACCAGTTCAAATAGATAACAAAACCAAGGTGGATCAAAAATCATGTCATATCTGCGGAAACAAACTATCCAAAATTGTGCACAAATACACACGCATAGTAGAAGATATTATTCCAGCACGAGCATACAATACTGAATATACTATATCTAGAAGATATTGTAAATATTGCAAAAAAACAATCACGCCAAAAATCAATACTGCATTACCAAATGAAAGATTTGGAATCCAACTAGCCGTATTTCTAGCTACACTCAAAACATCTGGATTATCATATAAAAAAATATCCAAACTATTAGAAATGGTATATAACATACACATGAATGAATCTACCATAAATCGTGCAGTAAGAAAAACTGCTACAGCATTTGGTCCATTATATGAACAGATGGTGGAAGATCTAAAAACCGAGTTGAATATACATGGGGATGAGACTAGCTGGAACATAACTGGGAATAATCATTGA